In Armatimonadota bacterium, one DNA window encodes the following:
- the ahcY gene encoding adenosylhomocysteinase, with protein MEFEVRGRDTVGEGRARIAWAEREMPVLRSICARFARERPLAGMRIAACLHVTSETAALVRTLMAGGATVRLCASNPLSTQDDVAAALVEEQVEVFAIRGEDRESYYRHIQRALDLRPQITMDDGADLVTAVHEQRRELLPEIVGGTEETTTGVIRLRAMAREGALRYPIIAVNDARTKHLFDNRYGTGQSTIDGLLRATNLLLAGRVVVVCGYGLCGRGVALRARGMGARVIVTEVDPLRALEAVMEGYQVMPLLLAAEVGEVFITVTGNRDVIRREHLERMRDGAVLANSGHFNVEIDIPALEAMATGKERIREYVDEYRLSDGRRISLLAEGRLLNLAAAEGHPAAVMDMSFANQALSVEYLVRGERQLVPDVYPVPAAIDAAVARLKLEAMGIAIDALTPEQERYLRSWTEGT; from the coding sequence ATGGAATTTGAAGTTCGCGGCCGTGACACCGTGGGCGAGGGTCGGGCGCGAATCGCCTGGGCGGAGCGGGAGATGCCTGTCCTGCGCAGCATCTGTGCGCGCTTCGCCCGGGAGCGGCCGCTGGCGGGGATGCGCATCGCCGCCTGCCTGCACGTCACCAGCGAGACGGCCGCGCTGGTGCGTACCCTGATGGCCGGCGGGGCCACGGTGCGACTGTGCGCCAGCAACCCCCTCTCCACCCAGGACGACGTGGCCGCGGCGCTGGTGGAGGAGCAGGTGGAGGTCTTCGCCATCAGGGGGGAGGACCGGGAGAGCTACTACCGACACATCCAGCGGGCCCTGGACCTGCGGCCGCAGATCACCATGGACGACGGGGCCGACCTAGTGACCGCGGTGCACGAGCAGCGGCGCGAGCTCCTGCCCGAGATCGTAGGGGGAACGGAGGAGACCACCACCGGTGTTATCCGCCTGCGGGCTATGGCCCGGGAAGGCGCGCTGCGGTATCCCATCATTGCCGTCAACGACGCCCGGACCAAGCACCTCTTCGACAACCGCTACGGCACCGGCCAGTCCACCATCGACGGGCTGCTGCGGGCCACCAACCTGCTGCTGGCGGGCCGGGTGGTCGTGGTCTGCGGCTACGGCCTCTGCGGGCGGGGGGTGGCCCTGCGCGCCCGCGGCATGGGGGCCCGGGTCATCGTCACCGAGGTGGACCCCCTGCGGGCGCTGGAGGCGGTGATGGAAGGCTACCAGGTGATGCCCCTGCTGCTGGCGGCGGAGGTGGGGGAGGTCTTCATCACCGTCACCGGCAACCGGGACGTCATCCGGCGGGAGCACCTGGAGCGGATGCGGGACGGCGCCGTCCTGGCCAACAGCGGTCACTTCAACGTGGAAATCGACATCCCCGCGCTGGAGGCCATGGCCACCGGGAAGGAGCGGATCCGGGAGTACGTGGACGAATACCGGCTCTCCGACGGACGGCGCATCTCCCTGCTGGCGGAAGGCCGCCTGCTCAACCTGGCCGCCGCGGAGGGGCATCCGGCCGCGGTGATGGACATGAGCTTCGCCAACCAGGCCCTCTCGGTGGAGTACCTGGTCAGAGGTGAGCGGCAGCTTGTCCCTGACGTCTATCCGGTGCCTGCAGCGATCGATGCCGCAGTGGCCCGGCTCAAGCTGGAGGCAATGGGGATCGCCATCGACGCCCTGACTCCGGAGCAGGAGCGCTACCTCCGCTCCTGGACCGAAGGGACCTGA
- a CDS encoding PIN domain-containing protein, with product MRVVLDSWAVLAWLQGEPPGAVVRDLIDAMAGDGEAHRRARRALRMRLEALQVAISVVNLGEVYYLVGRRAGEREAKAVVAGLRGLGVQVLPVDEPVVLAAASLKVRYPVAYADAFAAAAARSAAGVLVTGDTELARVKEIRIAWIGPGPRP from the coding sequence GTGCGGGTGGTCCTCGATTCCTGGGCGGTTCTGGCGTGGCTGCAGGGCGAGCCGCCCGGCGCAGTGGTCCGGGATCTGATCGACGCCATGGCCGGAGACGGAGAGGCGCACCGGCGCGCCCGCCGGGCGCTGCGCATGCGCCTGGAGGCCCTCCAGGTGGCCATCAGCGTCGTAAACCTCGGTGAAGTCTACTACCTGGTTGGCCGCCGGGCAGGCGAGCGGGAGGCGAAGGCGGTGGTTGCCGGTCTGCGCGGGCTGGGGGTCCAGGTGCTCCCTGTCGACGAGCCTGTGGTGCTCGCCGCGGCGTCCCTGAAGGTCCGGTACCCGGTTGCCTACGCGGATGCGTTCGCCGCAGCCGCGGCGAGAAGCGCCGCAGGGGTGCTGGTCACGGGTGACACGGAGCTCGCGCGGGTGAAGGAGATCCGAATCGCCTGGATCGGACCCGGTCCTCGTCCCTAG
- a CDS encoding dihydrodipicolinate reductase, which produces MRLIHQGLGNIGLGIARLALERGHTIVAACDLDPAKAGRDLGTLLGTSPLGVEVTTDAEAALRTPADILVHCTGSRLRTVLPQLEAAVQAGLDVASTCEELAYPWYHHPAEARRLDEAARRRGVTVVGLGVNPGFVMDALPIMLTAPCRQVTRISAERVVDVSTRREALQRKVGVGLAPEAFQAGVRQGSLGHVGLGESAAMIAAALQWEVGRVSEEIAPVVNGGVVRGLHQVARAYRTGDGDEPAVVLDLVMAQGAADPHDAITIHGLPELHLVIPGGIHGDLATWAIVTNALPVIKDAPPGLLPVYRLPLLHLVP; this is translated from the coding sequence GTGCGCCTCATCCATCAAGGTCTGGGCAACATCGGCCTGGGCATTGCCCGCCTGGCTCTTGAGCGCGGACACACCATCGTCGCCGCCTGCGACCTGGACCCGGCGAAGGCCGGACGGGATCTGGGCACCCTGCTGGGGACCTCTCCGCTCGGCGTGGAGGTGACCACGGATGCGGAGGCCGCGCTGCGCACCCCCGCCGACATCCTGGTCCACTGCACCGGGTCGCGCCTGCGCACGGTCCTACCCCAACTGGAAGCCGCGGTCCAGGCCGGGCTGGACGTGGCCTCCACGTGCGAGGAGCTGGCCTACCCCTGGTACCACCACCCCGCCGAAGCACGCCGCCTGGACGAGGCGGCACGGCGCCGCGGCGTCACCGTGGTGGGGCTGGGCGTCAACCCGGGGTTCGTTATGGACGCCCTGCCCATCATGCTCACCGCCCCCTGCCGTCAGGTGACCCGGATCTCCGCGGAGCGGGTGGTGGACGTGAGCACGCGCCGCGAAGCGCTGCAGCGCAAGGTGGGCGTGGGGCTCGCGCCGGAGGCCTTCCAGGCCGGGGTGCGCCAGGGGAGCCTGGGGCACGTGGGGCTGGGGGAGTCCGCGGCGATGATCGCCGCCGCTCTGCAGTGGGAGGTGGGGCGGGTTAGTGAGGAGATCGCTCCGGTCGTCAACGGCGGGGTGGTACGGGGCCTGCACCAGGTGGCCCGCGCCTACCGCACCGGGGACGGCGATGAGCCCGCCGTGGTCCTGGACCTGGTCATGGCGCAGGGCGCGGCGGACCCGCACGACGCCATCACCATCCACGGGCTGCCGGAGCTGCATCTGGTCATCCCCGGAGGGATCCACGGCGACCTGGCCACGTGGGCCATCGTGACCAACGCCCTGCCAGTGATCAAGGACGCCCCGCCCGGACTGCTCCCGGTCTACCGCCTCCCCCTGCTGCACCTGGTGCCATAG
- the dnaG gene encoding DNA primase — MANIRSEARDEIRQRINLVELVSQHVALKKAGRQYKGLCPFHQEKTPSFHVDPERGLFYCFGCSAGGDAFDFIMRTSNLSFPEALEHLAARTGVRLERTAQEARAAGEREQVLRALDAAAAFYREHLAGAEGQAARAYLRQRGVDAQTAQQFGLGCAPQAWDALLRHLRGRGYSPDVLERAGLVVARPGGEGHYDFLRHRLVFPIQDLQGRTVAFGGRALDESTPKYLNTRESPVFNKGRTLYALNWAREAIRETGEVVLVEGYMDALTCHQFGIRNAVASLGTALTLDHVLLLKRFAPRAVVVYDPDTAGRAASERGLQLFEEGEVAVRVAVLPAGSDPDAFLRREGPQRFRTILTEALPMFEYQVVQALTRHDPRTVEGKVGLVDELLPVLGAVANPVRQSEYLRALAERFIISEDALRQRLAATRRSGRGAAQPPAPVAVQGTKRLRAERLLLHMMVQTPEIRRRVRRDLSAEDFRDSLHRNLARILLQTDEPAEVLRDRLPDEASAALLTQLVFEDHGVAEKDREKVVHGNVRTIRQADLEERLQALRQRLAAAEAAGRQEEVADLQRTILEVRRQALAEERAAH, encoded by the coding sequence ATGGCGAACATACGTTCGGAAGCCCGGGACGAGATCCGCCAGCGGATCAACCTGGTGGAGCTCGTCTCCCAGCATGTTGCCCTGAAGAAGGCGGGGCGGCAGTATAAGGGGCTGTGCCCCTTCCACCAGGAGAAGACCCCCTCATTCCACGTGGACCCTGAGCGGGGCCTCTTCTACTGTTTTGGCTGCTCGGCGGGCGGCGACGCCTTCGACTTCATCATGCGCACCAGTAACCTCTCCTTCCCCGAGGCCCTGGAGCACCTGGCGGCGCGGACCGGTGTCCGCCTGGAGCGCACCGCACAGGAGGCGCGGGCCGCGGGTGAGCGCGAGCAGGTGCTGCGAGCGCTGGACGCGGCGGCGGCATTCTACCGGGAGCACCTGGCGGGGGCAGAGGGACAGGCCGCGCGCGCCTACCTGCGGCAGCGCGGGGTCGACGCTCAAACCGCGCAACAGTTTGGGCTGGGCTGCGCGCCCCAGGCCTGGGACGCGCTGCTGCGCCACCTGCGCGGCCGGGGGTATTCCCCGGACGTGCTGGAGCGGGCGGGTCTGGTGGTGGCGCGCCCGGGCGGAGAGGGGCATTACGACTTCCTGCGCCACCGCCTGGTCTTCCCCATCCAGGACCTGCAGGGGCGGACGGTGGCCTTCGGGGGTCGAGCGCTGGATGAGTCCACCCCAAAGTACCTGAACACCCGGGAGTCACCGGTGTTCAACAAGGGAAGAACCCTCTATGCCCTCAACTGGGCCCGGGAGGCGATCCGGGAAACGGGCGAGGTCGTTCTGGTCGAGGGGTACATGGACGCGCTGACCTGCCACCAGTTCGGAATCCGGAACGCCGTGGCCTCTCTGGGCACGGCGCTGACCCTGGACCACGTGTTGCTGCTGAAGCGGTTTGCCCCGCGTGCGGTGGTGGTGTACGACCCGGATACGGCCGGGCGGGCCGCCAGCGAGCGGGGGCTGCAGCTCTTCGAGGAGGGGGAAGTAGCCGTGCGTGTGGCCGTGCTGCCTGCCGGGAGCGATCCCGACGCCTTCCTCCGGAGGGAGGGACCCCAGCGATTTCGAACAATCCTGACCGAAGCTCTCCCGATGTTCGAATACCAGGTGGTGCAGGCGCTTACCCGGCACGACCCGCGTACGGTGGAAGGAAAGGTGGGCCTGGTCGACGAATTGCTTCCTGTTTTAGGGGCGGTGGCAAATCCGGTCCGCCAGTCCGAGTACCTGCGGGCGCTTGCGGAGCGGTTCATTATTTCTGAGGATGCGCTCCGCCAGCGCCTCGCTGCTACCAGACGGTCGGGCCGGGGAGCGGCACAGCCGCCGGCACCGGTTGCCGTTCAGGGGACGAAGCGCCTCCGGGCGGAGCGGCTGCTGCTGCACATGATGGTGCAGACACCGGAGATCCGGCGGCGGGTGCGCCGCGACCTTTCGGCCGAGGACTTCCGCGATTCCCTCCACCGCAACCTGGCGCGGATCCTGCTGCAGACGGACGAGCCGGCGGAGGTCCTGAGGGATCGTCTGCCAGACGAGGCAAGCGCGGCGCTGCTGACGCAGCTCGTGTTTGAGGACCACGGGGTCGCCGAGAAGGACCGGGAGAAGGTGGTGCACGGAAACGTGCGCACCATCCGCCAGGCCGACCTGGAAGAGCGGCTGCAGGCCCTGCGGCAGCGGCTGGCGGCGGCGGAGGCAGCGGGGCGGCAGGAAGAGGTCGCAGACCTTCAGCGCACCATCCTGGAGGTGCGGCGGCAGGCCCTGGCGGAGGAGCGGGCGGCGCACTAG
- a CDS encoding pyridoxal phosphate-dependent aminotransferase → MELGLAGRMNLLGTETAFEVLARAKALERQGRHIIHLEVGEPDFDTPQNIKDAAVQALRDGFTHYTPTAGLWEAREAVAEYVGRTRGFHVSAEEVVLTTGAKPIMFFAMLALIEPGDEVIVPDPGYPIYDSMARFAGGTVRPLLLREGNDFRIDPEEFRRLISPRTKLVVLNSPHNPCGSVLSLQDLEAIAGAVAPTSAWILSDEIYGRITYDVEAASIASLPGMRERTIILDGFSKTYAMTGWRLGYGVMPVPLAERITQLATNATSCAAAFTQVAGAAALRGPQDSVDRMVAEFRRRRDLMVKGLNAIEGITCRTPRGAFYVFPNTRAVDPDSARLASFLLNEMGVAVLSGTAFGPGGQGYLRLSYANSVPNIEEALRRIAEGVARYRAAATA, encoded by the coding sequence GTGGAGCTGGGTCTGGCAGGACGTATGAACCTGCTGGGGACCGAGACGGCGTTCGAGGTCCTGGCGCGGGCGAAGGCGCTGGAACGGCAGGGACGGCACATCATCCACCTGGAGGTGGGGGAACCCGACTTCGACACCCCACAGAACATCAAGGACGCCGCGGTCCAGGCGTTGCGCGACGGGTTCACCCACTACACGCCCACGGCCGGGCTGTGGGAGGCGCGCGAAGCGGTGGCCGAGTACGTCGGCCGGACCCGCGGCTTCCATGTCTCTGCGGAGGAGGTGGTGCTGACCACCGGCGCCAAGCCCATCATGTTCTTCGCCATGCTGGCCCTGATAGAGCCGGGCGACGAGGTGATCGTGCCCGACCCGGGCTATCCCATCTACGACTCCATGGCCCGCTTTGCCGGAGGCACGGTGCGGCCGCTGCTGTTGCGGGAGGGGAACGATTTTCGGATCGATCCGGAGGAGTTCCGCCGCCTGATCAGCCCGCGGACGAAGCTGGTCGTCCTCAACTCCCCCCACAACCCCTGTGGCTCTGTGCTCTCGCTGCAGGACCTGGAGGCCATCGCTGGGGCGGTGGCGCCGACTTCCGCCTGGATCCTCTCCGACGAGATCTACGGGCGGATCACTTACGACGTGGAGGCGGCAAGCATCGCCAGCCTGCCCGGGATGCGTGAGCGGACCATCATCCTCGACGGGTTCTCCAAGACCTACGCCATGACCGGCTGGCGCCTGGGCTACGGAGTGATGCCGGTGCCGCTGGCGGAGCGCATCACCCAGCTGGCCACCAACGCCACCTCCTGCGCCGCGGCCTTCACCCAGGTGGCCGGTGCCGCGGCGCTGCGCGGGCCGCAGGACTCGGTGGACCGCATGGTAGCGGAGTTCCGCCGCCGTCGCGACCTGATGGTCAAAGGGCTGAACGCCATCGAGGGCATCACCTGCCGCACGCCGCGGGGAGCGTTCTACGTCTTCCCCAACACCAGAGCCGTGGACCCGGACAGCGCCCGCCTGGCCTCCTTCCTGCTGAACGAGATGGGCGTGGCGGTACTCTCGGGAACGGCCTTCGGCCCCGGCGGCCAGGGGTACCTGCGTCTCTCCTACGCCAACTCCGTGCCCAATATCGAGGAGGCGCTGCGGCGCATCGCCGAGGGGGTGGCTCGCTACCGGGCGGCGGCCACGGCCTAG
- a CDS encoding phosphoribosyltransferase family protein, translated as MRTAVHRLKYQGRRELGPVLGRMLAAFVREAPALGEADLVVPVPLHASRERERGFNPALLLAAAVAEALDLPLLPSGLERTVPTAPQSALGLRQRWANVAGAFSVPATGAGMVRGRAVLLVDDVMTSGATAAECAAALRRAGAGRVAVVTLARATPPEARPRVEEDRPEAGESRPQSAGSRTAAAAEGAAQGQPPEGQRLLRGTMAPGAAGGGGRPGAVRAGRP; from the coding sequence GTGCGTACGGCGGTGCACCGACTCAAGTACCAGGGGCGCCGCGAGCTGGGCCCGGTCCTGGGCCGGATGCTGGCCGCCTTCGTACGGGAGGCGCCTGCGCTGGGAGAGGCGGACCTGGTGGTGCCGGTGCCGTTGCATGCATCGCGCGAGCGGGAGCGCGGCTTCAACCCGGCTCTGCTCCTGGCCGCAGCGGTGGCCGAGGCGCTGGATCTCCCCCTCCTGCCGTCCGGGCTGGAGCGGACCGTGCCCACGGCGCCGCAGAGCGCGCTGGGCCTGAGGCAGCGATGGGCCAACGTGGCCGGCGCCTTCTCCGTCCCGGCTACCGGTGCGGGGATGGTGCGGGGCAGGGCCGTCCTCCTGGTGGACGACGTCATGACCAGCGGGGCCACGGCGGCGGAGTGCGCGGCGGCGCTGCGGCGCGCCGGAGCCGGGCGGGTTGCAGTGGTCACGCTGGCGCGGGCCACCCCGCCCGAGGCCAGGCCGCGGGTGGAGGAGGACAGGCCGGAGGCGGGGGAGAGCAGGCCGCAGAGCGCAGGAAGTCGGACTGCCGCAGCAGCTGAGGGCGCCGCACAAGGCCAACCGCCTGAGGGGCAGCGGCTCCTGCGGGGGACTATGGCACCAGGTGCAGCAGGGGGAGGCGGTAGACCGGGAGCAGTCCGGGCGGGGCGTCCTTGA
- the rpoD gene encoding RNA polymerase sigma factor RpoD — MTKKKAQVPATTTEEAAAEKGPLTAELRGLIELGRKRGYLTQDEILEQFPEAEQNVDEIDRIYSILSGQGIEIVEEAKETEEKPKGEEEEESDLDAISIDDPVRMYLKEIGKVALLTPEQEVTLAQRMEKGDAEAKRRLIEANLRLVVSIAKKYVGRGMLFLDLIQEGNLGLIRAVEKFDWRKGYKFSTYATWWIRQAITRALADQARTIRIPVHMVETINKLVRISRQLLQELGREPTPEEIGEVMGLPAERVREILKIAQEPISLETPIGEEEDSHLGDFIEDQDALAPAEAASFTMLKEQLEGVLETLTPRERKVLKLRFGLDDGRPRTLEEVGREFGVTRERIRQIEAKALRKLRHPSRSKRLKDFIE, encoded by the coding sequence ATGACCAAGAAGAAGGCCCAGGTGCCGGCGACCACAACCGAGGAAGCGGCGGCGGAGAAGGGACCACTCACCGCGGAGCTGCGCGGCCTGATCGAGCTGGGGCGCAAGCGGGGCTACCTCACCCAGGACGAGATCCTGGAGCAGTTCCCTGAGGCGGAGCAGAACGTCGACGAGATCGACCGCATCTACAGCATCCTCTCCGGCCAGGGGATCGAGATTGTAGAAGAGGCCAAGGAGACGGAGGAGAAGCCCAAGGGGGAGGAAGAGGAGGAGTCGGACCTGGACGCCATCTCCATCGACGACCCGGTCCGCATGTACCTCAAGGAGATCGGCAAGGTCGCCCTGCTCACCCCGGAACAGGAGGTCACCCTGGCGCAGCGGATGGAGAAGGGCGACGCGGAAGCCAAGCGCCGCCTCATCGAAGCCAACCTCCGCCTGGTGGTCTCCATCGCCAAGAAGTACGTGGGGCGGGGAATGCTCTTCCTCGACCTGATCCAGGAGGGCAACCTGGGCCTGATCCGCGCCGTGGAGAAGTTCGACTGGCGCAAGGGCTACAAGTTTTCCACCTACGCCACCTGGTGGATCCGCCAGGCCATCACCCGGGCCCTGGCCGATCAGGCGCGTACCATCCGCATCCCCGTGCACATGGTGGAGACCATCAACAAGCTGGTGCGCATCTCCCGCCAGCTCCTGCAGGAGCTGGGGCGAGAGCCCACGCCGGAGGAGATCGGTGAGGTGATGGGCCTGCCGGCAGAACGGGTGCGCGAGATCCTGAAGATCGCCCAGGAGCCAATCTCCCTGGAGACCCCTATCGGGGAGGAGGAGGACTCCCACCTGGGCGACTTCATCGAGGATCAGGACGCCCTGGCCCCCGCGGAGGCGGCCTCCTTCACCATGCTCAAGGAGCAGCTGGAAGGGGTGCTGGAGACGCTGACGCCGCGGGAGCGGAAGGTGCTGAAGCTGCGCTTCGGGCTGGACGACGGCCGCCCCCGCACCCTGGAGGAGGTGGGCCGGGAGTTCGGGGTCACCCGGGAGCGCATCCGCCAGATCGAGGCCAAGGCCCTGCGCAAGCTGCGCCACCCCAGCCGTTCCAAGCGGCTGAAGGACTTCATCGAGTAG
- a CDS encoding WD40 repeat domain-containing protein: protein MKFIRLEGHTGKVTSLSFSPDGHLGSGSADKNIIIWDVQTGKEKMRLTGHKGAVRAVAYSPDGRYVASGGDDATTILWDARAGESRKRLTGHTSWVTSVAFSPDGSALASVGAERLMILGREQLFGRIILWDAQTGERKWMEDRPSWFMSVAFSPDGKTLAIASRDRTVRVLDAARGTWRASLEGHRDLVTSVSFSPDGRTLASGSWDGVLILWATQTWKELLRLKGHQDFVTSVAFSPAGKILASGSFDGTVILWDVTQGGVQRVLRGHRGHVNAVAFSPDGRRAASAGDDALVFLWDLQ from the coding sequence ATGAAATTCATAAGGCTGGAAGGCCACACGGGCAAAGTGACATCACTCTCATTTTCCCCTGATGGCCACCTGGGTAGCGGCAGTGCTGACAAGAACATCATCATCTGGGACGTCCAAACTGGCAAAGAGAAGATGCGGCTGACCGGACACAAGGGTGCGGTGAGGGCTGTTGCCTACTCTCCAGATGGCAGATATGTGGCCAGCGGCGGGGACGATGCCACGACGATACTTTGGGACGCACGGGCCGGTGAATCGAGGAAGAGACTAACCGGGCATACCAGTTGGGTGACATCTGTGGCCTTTTCGCCAGACGGGAGCGCTCTGGCCAGCGTTGGAGCGGAGAGACTGATGATTCTGGGTAGAGAGCAGCTATTTGGACGGATCATCCTCTGGGATGCTCAGACGGGAGAGCGAAAGTGGATGGAGGATAGGCCCAGTTGGTTTATGTCGGTGGCCTTCTCGCCTGACGGGAAGACTCTGGCCATTGCCAGCCGGGACCGAACGGTCAGGGTCCTTGATGCCGCAAGGGGTACATGGAGGGCATCACTGGAAGGGCACAGAGATCTGGTGACGTCGGTCTCATTCTCGCCGGATGGAAGGACCCTGGCGAGCGGGAGCTGGGACGGGGTTCTGATACTCTGGGCAACTCAAACGTGGAAGGAACTGCTGAGGCTCAAAGGGCACCAGGACTTTGTCACCTCAGTTGCCTTCTCGCCAGCGGGTAAGATTCTGGCAAGCGGCAGCTTCGACGGTACGGTCATCCTCTGGGACGTCACACAGGGAGGGGTGCAAAGAGTTCTTCGAGGCCATCGTGGTCATGTAAATGCGGTAGCGTTTTCGCCTGATGGTAGGCGGGCAGCAAGTGCCGGTGACGATGCCCTGGTGTTTCTTTGGGATCTCCAGTAG
- a CDS encoding AbrB/MazE/SpoVT family DNA-binding domain-containing protein, whose protein sequence is MTLASLSVKGQLVIPKKIRKALGLRPGMRLVMEVEGDRIVVRPAPAGRAGELYGRYRGVPLLADLAAEHEREAARGR, encoded by the coding sequence GTGACCCTTGCGTCACTGTCGGTCAAAGGCCAGCTCGTGATCCCCAAGAAGATTCGCAAGGCCCTGGGCCTGCGCCCGGGAATGCGCCTGGTGATGGAGGTCGAGGGCGACCGGATCGTGGTGCGCCCGGCCCCGGCAGGACGGGCCGGTGAGCTGTACGGTCGGTACCGGGGCGTACCGCTGCTCGCAGACCTGGCGGCGGAGCACGAGCGGGAGGCCGCACGCGGCCGGTAG